Proteins encoded within one genomic window of Bradyrhizobium sp. 186:
- a CDS encoding sulfite exporter TauE/SafE family protein, translating into MAAYLVIFVAGFAGSFHCIGMCGGFACALGHDPQGGGTTVLRHLLYNTGRLTTYCFLGGLAGALGQVICTPQGTTVPLLTGPLDTSQRILAILAGLLMIAMALQFFGLLPRLHRVTADSGASTLAASLRNLLTVPGHAAPLAFGVFNGFLPCPLVYAFAAQAASTAGALPGFLTMAAFGLGTFPAMLLMGGVGRMLAPAWRQRGVWLAGSCILLLGLATVGRGILPFAAHIAHGWPGGYPA; encoded by the coding sequence ATGGCCGCCTATCTGGTGATCTTCGTCGCAGGGTTCGCAGGCAGCTTTCACTGCATCGGTATGTGCGGCGGCTTCGCCTGCGCGCTGGGCCACGATCCGCAGGGAGGCGGCACAACCGTTCTGCGCCATCTGCTGTACAACACGGGTCGATTGACAACGTACTGCTTTCTCGGCGGACTCGCGGGCGCCCTCGGTCAGGTCATATGCACGCCGCAGGGAACGACAGTCCCGCTGCTGACCGGTCCGCTTGACACCAGTCAGCGGATTCTCGCGATCCTCGCCGGACTGTTGATGATCGCCATGGCACTGCAGTTCTTTGGCCTGCTGCCACGTCTGCATCGCGTCACCGCTGACTCCGGTGCCAGTACGCTCGCGGCATCCCTGCGCAACCTGTTGACGGTGCCGGGACATGCCGCCCCGCTCGCGTTTGGCGTGTTCAACGGTTTCCTCCCTTGTCCGCTGGTCTATGCCTTTGCTGCCCAGGCGGCGAGCACGGCCGGAGCGCTGCCCGGCTTTCTTACCATGGCCGCTTTTGGGCTTGGGACCTTCCCCGCGATGCTGCTGATGGGCGGCGTCGGTCGCATGCTGGCGCCGGCGTGGCGGCAGCGTGGGGTGTGGCTGGCCGGCAGCTGCATCCTGCTGCTCGGTCTCGCCACCGTCGGCCGCGGCATTCTGCCCTTCGCCGCGCACATCGCCCATGGTTGGCCGGGAGGATATCCGGCATGA
- a CDS encoding heavy metal translocating P-type ATPase, protein MTGQDHALCSHCLLPVGRRAMRRTVNGEACAFCCYGCCIAYQVKNGKNEEWEAAWLLIRLGVGGFLSMNIMLFSLLLYTDAFGGADAEMLPWIHLLLWLFATPAVIILGGPLLRETWLNGKEGRLTSSALIVIGVGAAYLYSAFAVIEHSPNVYFDTASMVLMLFTVGYYLDAVARARAARDLQPLLAAESEWATVVNGDGECRRPVREVGPGMLVRVRPGERIPVDGEIKEGESHTDEAVVTGESRQIAKGVGSDVIAGSINLDGPLLIQSSGVASATRWALICRSVRDALSRRSPNQRLADTIVGVFVPIILVLGVGTSVYWAQHLPFDRALLIGLTVLVVACPCAVGLAAPMATSLGIGRLARHGCLVRDPATLEALARMRLIAFDKTGTLTSGQARVVAIDSDGTSADEVLARAAGLERHSEHGLARAVTAAAAARGLEPVAIRDVRVVAGRGIRGSSDGQTVAAGSAALMHELGWSLVPDLAERGRSREASGHSVIYVGWGERVHAVLSLDDTPLPEARATVEALRHRGVHVTLLTGDLPAAAQRIAAAVGIESGDIEAGLAPGAKRAALDRRRHDHGMVAMVGDGLNDAPALAGADVGIAVGSATDLARETASVVLPLGGLRTLPWVIDVARAVRAIILTNLAWAFGYNLIAVGLAMAGVLSPVLAAAVMAGSSIVVVLNSLRLERLPDPSPISEQQSAAEAESAPAPRSAAVPVTADQVIQTG, encoded by the coding sequence ATGACGGGACAGGACCACGCCCTGTGCAGCCATTGCCTGTTGCCGGTCGGGCGGCGGGCGATGCGACGCACGGTGAACGGCGAGGCTTGTGCATTCTGCTGCTACGGCTGCTGTATCGCCTACCAGGTCAAGAACGGCAAAAACGAGGAGTGGGAGGCCGCTTGGCTGTTGATCCGGCTCGGTGTTGGCGGTTTTCTCTCCATGAATATCATGCTGTTCAGCCTGCTCCTGTATACCGACGCCTTCGGCGGCGCAGATGCCGAGATGCTTCCCTGGATTCATCTCCTGCTCTGGCTATTCGCCACACCCGCGGTGATCATTCTCGGCGGACCGCTTCTGCGCGAGACGTGGCTCAACGGCAAGGAAGGGCGCCTGACCTCTTCGGCGCTGATCGTCATCGGCGTCGGCGCCGCCTATCTCTATTCTGCCTTCGCCGTCATCGAGCACAGCCCCAATGTCTATTTCGACACCGCGAGCATGGTACTGATGCTGTTCACCGTGGGCTATTATCTCGACGCCGTCGCGCGCGCGCGGGCGGCGCGTGACCTGCAACCGCTGTTGGCGGCGGAAAGCGAGTGGGCCACCGTGGTCAACGGCGACGGAGAGTGCCGCCGGCCGGTGCGCGAGGTTGGCCCCGGTATGTTGGTGCGGGTTCGGCCGGGAGAGCGCATTCCCGTCGACGGCGAGATCAAAGAGGGCGAATCGCACACCGACGAGGCCGTGGTCACCGGCGAAAGCCGGCAGATCGCCAAGGGCGTCGGCTCGGATGTGATCGCCGGCAGCATCAATCTCGACGGCCCGCTCCTGATCCAAAGCAGCGGCGTGGCAAGCGCGACCCGGTGGGCGCTGATCTGTCGATCGGTGCGGGACGCATTGAGCCGACGCAGCCCGAACCAGCGCCTTGCCGACACCATTGTCGGCGTCTTCGTGCCGATCATCCTCGTGCTGGGCGTCGGAACGTCGGTGTACTGGGCGCAGCACCTGCCGTTCGACCGCGCGCTGTTGATCGGCCTTACGGTGCTGGTGGTGGCCTGTCCCTGCGCGGTGGGGCTGGCGGCACCGATGGCCACCTCGCTTGGTATCGGACGGCTGGCCCGGCACGGCTGCCTCGTGCGCGACCCCGCCACGCTCGAGGCGCTCGCGCGCATGCGACTGATCGCCTTCGACAAGACCGGCACGCTCACCTCGGGTCAGGCGCGCGTTGTCGCCATTGACAGCGACGGCACCAGTGCCGACGAGGTGCTCGCGCGCGCCGCCGGGCTGGAACGCCACTCCGAACACGGCTTGGCACGCGCCGTCACTGCAGCGGCCGCTGCGCGCGGACTCGAGCCCGTCGCCATTCGCGACGTTCGGGTCGTGGCGGGCCGCGGCATCCGTGGCAGCTCAGACGGTCAGACGGTAGCGGCCGGCAGCGCCGCCTTGATGCACGAGTTGGGCTGGTCGCTGGTGCCAGATCTGGCCGAGCGCGGGCGATCGCGCGAAGCGAGCGGCCATTCGGTGATCTATGTCGGCTGGGGCGAGCGGGTGCATGCCGTGCTGTCGCTTGACGATACGCCGCTGCCAGAGGCCCGCGCGACCGTCGAGGCGTTACGCCACCGCGGGGTGCACGTGACGCTATTGACCGGCGACCTTCCGGCAGCCGCGCAGCGGATTGCCGCTGCGGTCGGGATCGAGAGCGGCGATATCGAGGCGGGCCTCGCGCCCGGGGCCAAACGCGCGGCGCTGGACCGGCGACGGCATGACCATGGCATGGTCGCGATGGTCGGCGACGGCCTCAATGACGCGCCGGCGCTGGCCGGAGCCGATGTCGGGATCGCCGTCGGTTCGGCAACCGACCTCGCCCGCGAGACCGCATCGGTCGTGCTCCCCCTCGGGGGGCTGCGGACGCTGCCGTGGGTGATCGACGTCGCCCGCGCCGTTCGCGCGATCATTCTCACCAACCTGGCGTGGGCGTTCGGCTATAATCTCATCGCCGTGGGTCTGGCGATGGCCGGAGTACTCTCGCCGGTGCTGGCGGCGGCAGTGATGGCCGGATCAAGCATCGTCGTGGTGCTGAATTCGCTGCGACTGGAGCGGCTGCCCGACCCATCGCCGATTTCCGAGCAACAATCAGCGGCCGAGGCGGAGAGCGCTCCTGCACCTCGCAGCGCCGCCGTTCCGGTCACTGCTGACCAAGTCATCCAAACGGGTTGA